One genomic segment of Hordeum vulgare subsp. vulgare chromosome 2H, MorexV3_pseudomolecules_assembly, whole genome shotgun sequence includes these proteins:
- the LOC123425504 gene encoding anthranilate O-methyltransferase 2-like — protein MNIDRFHMAKGEGETSYVNNSRIQHKALLETEAVLEKAVREVFKYLHHPTMTAVDLGCSSGQNTLTFVSKVIQVIGRDIGGESGRNPVELQFFLNDLPGNDFNHVFGSLERFKELTAAEHKENTLVPSFYIAGLPGSYYTRLFPRQSCHLFHSSFCLHWRSRVPAGLEGGGRKYLNEGNIYIARTTPAGVAELYRRQFQNDMLLFLKLRYEELVVGGQMVLTFLGRKYEDIYNKGYLNHPCGLLAQSLQSLVEEGLVEKEKLDSFNLPIYTPSINEVKEVVAQSELFNISHIKLFESNWDPHDDSQGDDAHNTVQSGINIAKSLRAVLGPLLASHFGESLLDEIFKKCAYCVTEHLVERGEGNYLLICVSLKGT, from the exons ATGAATATTGACCGTTTCCACATGGCCAAAGGGGAAGGAGAGACAAGCTACGTCAATAACTCAAGGATTCAG CACAAAGCTTTGCTTGAGACCGAGGCGGTGCTTGAGAAGGCCGTGAGAGAAGTGTTCAAGTATCTCCACCACCCAACAATGACTGCTGTTGATTTAGGGTGCTCTTCTGGTCAGAACACACTCACCTTCGTATCCAAGGTGATCCAAGTGATAGGCCGTGACATTGGCGGAGAATCAGGGCGCAATCCCGTGGAGCTCCAGTTCTTTCTCAATGATCTACCGGGAAATGACTTCAACCATGTCTTCGGTTCACTTGAACGGTTCAAGGAGTTGACAGCAGCAGAACATAAAGAAAATACGCTGGTACCGTCTTTCTATATCGCCGGGTTGCCGGGCTCCTACTACACCAGGCTTTTCCCTCGCCAGAGTTGTCACCTATTTCACTCGTCATTTTGCCTCCATTGGCGCTCTCGG GTTCCTGCTGGattagaaggaggaggaagaaaataCCTAAACGAGGGAAACATTTACATTGCTAGGACTACGCCAGCAGGTGTTGCGGAACTGTACCGACGGCAATTTCAGAATGACATGTTATTGTTCCTCAAGTTGAGGTATGAAGAGCTAGTGGTTGGTGGGCAAATGGTGCTGACGTTTCTTGGGAGGAAATATGAGGACATATACAACAAAGGATATCTGAACCATCCTTGCGGATTACTTGCACAATCTCTGCAATCTCTTGTCGAAGAA GGCCTGGTGGAGAAGGAAAAGCTTGACTCCTTCAATCTTCCCATTTACACGCCATCGATCAACGAAGTGAAGGAAGTAGTTGCGCAAAGCGAGTTGTTCAACATCAGCCACATCAAATTGTTCGAGTCCAACTGGGATCCTCATGATGACTCACAAGGGGATGATGCCCATAATACCGTTCAGAGCGGGATTAACATCGCAAAGAGCTTGAGGGCGGTGTTAGGACCCCTACTCGCAAGCCATTTCGGCGAATCCTTGCTGGACGAGATATTCAAGAAATGTGCATACTGTGTCACGGAGCACCTTGTTGAGAGGGGAGAAGGCAATTACCTTCTCATCTGCGTGTCCCTAAAAGGAACATAG